A genomic window from Flavobacterium azooxidireducens includes:
- a CDS encoding CsbD family protein yields MNTTDLKGKWNELKGKLKQQYADLTDDDLLYVEGKEDELYGRIQQRVGKSKEEVKNMIDKL; encoded by the coding sequence ATGAACACAACAGATTTAAAAGGAAAATGGAACGAGTTAAAAGGTAAATTAAAACAACAATATGCCGATTTAACGGATGATGATTTACTTTACGTTGAAGGAAAAGAAGACGAACTTTATGGAAGAATTCAACAAAGAGTTGGTAAATCTAAAGAAGAAGTTAAAAATATGATCGACAAGCTTTAA
- a CDS encoding AI-2E family transporter, which produces MLTTVKKDNHPALNLLFIISLVFVLFILKPIVVPIIIAIILSVSVFPFVLYLERRWHFNRVVSAIFAILLLSLLVFALITFIGFQISDIMDKGSEYADKLSQVYNDLAAKVETTFGIDKSELSLKKLNLGETLKENSSSIIEFVTMSGSIFTDVILIPLYMFFFLIYRKFFKSFFYRAFSKDGNTLKAKTILSKLYDVQQNYLVGLFMVMGIVGVLNSIGLLILGIDNAIFFGFLAALLLLIPYIGIIIGSLLPAIVALATKDSLWYPIAVIAIFAFIQFIEGNFITPKITGSKVSINAFVAILSIILFSMLWGTAGMIVALPVIASLKVVFDTIPELKPYGFLIGEPLDEHLRSTARIRLKNWKKIRKEKLSQVKV; this is translated from the coding sequence ATGCTAACCACTGTAAAAAAAGACAATCATCCTGCCTTAAACCTACTTTTTATAATAAGTTTGGTTTTTGTTTTATTTATACTCAAACCGATTGTCGTGCCTATAATAATTGCTATTATTTTAAGTGTGTCGGTTTTTCCGTTTGTATTATATTTAGAAAGAAGATGGCACTTTAATAGAGTAGTTTCTGCCATTTTTGCAATTTTATTATTATCATTACTAGTCTTTGCCTTAATTACATTTATCGGTTTTCAAATTTCCGATATTATGGACAAAGGAAGTGAATATGCCGATAAATTAAGTCAAGTCTACAATGATCTTGCCGCAAAAGTTGAAACCACTTTCGGCATTGATAAAAGTGAATTGTCTTTAAAAAAGTTAAATCTTGGTGAAACTTTAAAAGAGAATTCCTCTAGTATCATCGAATTTGTTACCATGTCCGGCAGTATTTTCACTGATGTGATTTTAATTCCGCTTTATATGTTTTTCTTTTTAATTTACCGTAAATTTTTTAAAAGTTTCTTTTACAGAGCTTTTTCAAAAGACGGAAATACATTAAAAGCCAAAACAATTTTGAGTAAGCTTTACGATGTGCAACAAAACTATTTAGTGGGGTTGTTTATGGTAATGGGAATTGTTGGCGTTCTTAATTCTATTGGTTTATTAATTTTAGGAATTGACAATGCCATTTTCTTTGGTTTTCTTGCCGCTTTGCTGCTTTTAATTCCTTACATCGGAATTATTATAGGATCGCTACTTCCGGCAATTGTTGCACTAGCCACCAAAGATTCTTTATGGTACCCAATTGCTGTAATTGCCATTTTTGCATTTATTCAATTTATTGAAGGAAATTTTATAACACCCAAAATAACCGGATCGAAAGTGAGTATTAATGCTTTTGTTGCCATACTTTCAATCATTTTATTTTCCATGCTTTGGGGAACAGCGGGAATGATAGTTGCTTTACCGGTAATTGCCAGTTTAAAGGTTGTATTTGATACAATTCCGGAACTAAAACCGTATGGATTTTTGATTGGCGAACCATTGGATGAACATTTGAGAAGCACTGCACGAATCCGATTAAAAAATTGGAAAAAAATCAGGAAAGAGAAACTTAGTCAAGTTAAAGTTTAA